One genomic window of Medicago truncatula cultivar Jemalong A17 chromosome 1, MtrunA17r5.0-ANR, whole genome shotgun sequence includes the following:
- the LOC11414204 gene encoding uncharacterized protein has product MADKPSRSLILYGDGLARFIDPSSSHTNLHSLASLSSCAFLTLSNSNSNFNPSETEDDRIVREFTLLLDASQIHDEQTLPDRFMGMKAAIMTNHSGLKSFSTKLGFSVVQLDGLVKQHASESQDSDIVAVEILKLLGFQEGKVLDNSQFDLVFIHVGAGEKDNGSEQNADVEFVDALVGAIMRQAQPGSDVGSRLHLSVVMSYGKVLEDDESKFSVSKKVDEKDSCFLTLYPLQSYAMKGGVPRKDVRLHSPMLIAQLQHAVTRKDNVQRFTFQDFMKNGGNLTIPADRFLHEIAFKMWKAPKYGA; this is encoded by the exons ATGGCAGACAAACCAAGCCGATCACTGATTCTATACGGCGATGGCTTAGCTCGTTTCATCGATCCATCATCTTCTCACACAAACCTTCATTCTCTCGCTTCTCTTTCTTCCTGCGCTTTCTTAACTCTCtccaattccaattccaatttcAATCCCTCAG AAACCGAGGATGACAGAATTGTCCGAGAATTCACACTGCTTCTTGATGCATCCCAAATTCATGATGAACAAACCTTACCCGATAg GTTTATGGGAATGAAAGCTGCTATAATGACCAACCATTCAGGGTTGAAATCTTTTAGTACCAAACTTGGCTTCAGTGTTGTTCAGTTGGATGGGTTGGTGAAACAACATGCTTCTGAATCACAAGACAGTGATATTGTGGCCGTTGAGATTCTCAAGTTGCTTGGCTTTCAAGAAGGGAAGGTTTTAGACAACAGCCAATTTGATCTTGTTTTCATTCATGTTGGAGCTGGTGAAAAGGACAATGGTAGTGAACAAAATGCTGATGTGGAGTTTGTGGATGCATTGGTTGGTGCAATAATGAGACAAGCACAGCCGGGATCTGACGTTGGTTCTCGCCTGCACTTGTCTGTTGTCATGAGCTATGGCAAGGTCTTGGAGGATGACGAGTCCAAGTTTTCAGTGTCAAAGAAGGTTGATGAGAAGGACTCTTGTTTTTTAACGCTGTATCCTTTACAAAGTTATGCTATGAAAGGAGGAGTTCCTCGCAAGGATGTGAG GCTCCATTCACCAATGTTAATTGCTCAATTGCAACATGCTGTGACTCGCAAGGATAATGTACAGAGGTTTACTTTCCAAGATTTCATGAAg AATGGTGGAAATCTCACAATACCGGCAGATAGGTTTTTGCATGAGATAGCTTTTAAGATGTGGAAAGCTCCAAAATATGGAGCTTGA